A region of Catharus ustulatus isolate bCatUst1 chromosome 34, bCatUst1.pri.v2, whole genome shotgun sequence DNA encodes the following proteins:
- the LOC117009635 gene encoding LOW QUALITY PROTEIN: cytochrome P450 2G1-like (The sequence of the model RefSeq protein was modified relative to this genomic sequence to represent the inferred CDS: inserted 3 bases in 2 codons) codes for MAALLLLLLALLALSLLSLLSRQRSVASRLPPGPTPLPLLGNLLQVSPFRTLQSLLSDRYGPVFTVWLGPRPVLVLRGPSAVREALVGNPEAFAGAAGXATLESTFRGYGVVFSDGERWRQLRRFSLTVLRDFGMGRRSIESRIQEEAQELVREVQKTQGKPFDPTFLLSCAVSNIICSIVFGDRFHYEDPEFLELLRLMNDSFREMSTAWAQLYDMAEPLLQWLPGPHRRIPRLLGLMRXFIARRRVRDNARSLDPRSPRDFIDAFLIQMDKEKDDPHTEFTMENLELTTLNLFFAGTETVSSTLRFGLLYLMKHPHVEEKVFEEISRVIGPDRAPALADRALMPFTDATIHEIQRCSDLIPMNVPHRVTRDTEFRGYTIPKGTDVYPLLSSVLHDPGSFKNPQKFDPGNFLDEQGRFQRNEAFTHFPFPSGKRLCLGESLARSELFLFLTSLLQRPSGRSRWGRPRAVSTAPLESGFGNIAPRYELRMVPR; via the exons ATGgccgcgctgctgctgctgctgctggcgctgctggCGCTGTCGCTGCTGTCGCTGCTGTCGCGACAGCGCTCGGTGGCCTCGCGACTCCCGCCGGGCCCGACCCCGCTGCCGCTGCTCGGGAACCTGCTGCAGGTGTCGCCGTTCCGGaccctgcagtccctgctcag TGATCGCTATGGGCCGGTGTTCACGGTGTGGCTGGGCCCCCGGCCCGTGCTGGTTCTGCGCGGTCCCAGCGCCGTGCGCGAGGCGCTCGTGGGGAACCCCGAGGCGTTCGCGGGCGCGGCCGG TGCCACCCTGGAGAGCACCTTCAGGGGATATG GTGTGGTGTTCTCCGACGGCGAGCGCTGGCGCCAGCTGCGCCGTTTCTCGCTGACGGTGCTCCGGGATTTCGGGATGGGGCGCCGCAGCATCGAGAGCCGGATCCAGGAGGAGGCGCAGGAGCTTGTCCGCGAGGTCCAGAAAACCCAGG GGAAGCCGTTCGACCCCACGTTCCTGCTGAGCTGCGCCGTGTCCAACATCATCTGTTCCATCGTGTTCGGGGATCGATTCCACTACGAGGATCCCgaattcctggagctgctgcggCTCATGAACGACAGCTTCAGGGAGATGAGCACGGCCTGGGCACAG ctgtaCGACATGGCCGAGCCgctgctgcagtggctgccGGGCCCGCACCGGCGCATCCCGCGCCTCCTGGGCCTCATGC GATTCATCGCGCGCCGCCGCGTGCGCGACAACGCGCGGAGCCTCGACCCGCGCAGCCCCCGCGACTTCATCGACGCCTTCCTCATCCAGATGGacaag GAGAAGGACGATCCCCACACCGAGTTCACCATGGAGAACCTGGAGCTCACCACCCTGAACCTTTTCTTCGCCGGCACCGAGACCGTGAGCTCCACGCTGCGCTTCGGCCTCCTCTACCTCATGAAGCACCCGCACGTGGAAG aGAAGGTTTTTGAGGAGATTTCCCGGGTTATCGGCCCCGACCGTGCTCCGGCCCTCGCTGACCGCGCGCTGATGCCGTTCACGGACGCCACGATCCACGAGATCCAGCGCTGCAGCGACCTCATCCCCATGAACGTCCCGCACCGCGTCACCCGGGACACGGAATTCCGGGGGTACACCATCCCCAAG ggcaCAGACGTTTAC CCCCTGCTGAGCTCGGTGCTGCACGACCCCGGATCCTTCAAGAACCCCCAAAAGTTCGACCCCGGAAACTTCCTGGACGAGCAGGGGCGGTTCCAGCGCAACGAGGCCTTT acccatttccctttcccttccggGAAGCGGCTGTGCCTGGGTGAATCCCTGGCCCGCTCGGAGCTGTTCCTGTTCCTCACCTCGCTCCTGCAGCGGCCCTCCGGCCGCAGCCgctggggccgcccccgcgccgtGAGCACGGCCCCGCTGGAGAGCGGCTTCGGCAACATCGCCCCGCGGTACGAGCTGCGCATGGTGCCGCGatag